Within Methanobacterium formicicum DSM 3637, the genomic segment CAGAACTTGGAAAAATAGACCCAATAGCGGATCTTTCCAAAATTTGTATGGATAATGATATTTACTTCCACGTTGATGCTGCTTTTGGAGGTTACACCATACCTTTCCTCAAGGAAGCTGGGTATGATTTACCAGAATTCGATTTCAGCCTACCTGGAGTTTCATCCATGACCATAGACCCACATAAGATGGGTCTTGCTCCAATCCCCACTGGTGGGATTCTTTTCCGCAAACACGAGTACCTGGAAGCAATAGCTGTTGAAACACCATACCTCACTGAGGATCTCCAGTCAACAGTGGTGGGTACCCGAACAGGTGCAGCCACCGCAGCCACCTGGGCACTCTTAAAACACCTGGGCCGGGAAGGATACCGTGAAGTTGCTACCCATTGTATGGAAATAACTCATAAACTGGCTGAAGGGGTTAAAGAAGCAGGTTTTGAACTGGTAACCGAACCAGAACTGAACATTGTACCATTTCATTCCTCTGAAATTCCAGTAAAAGAAATTGCACGAAGACTGGAGGCTAAAGGTTGGGCAGTCTCCCTGGCATCATACCCCCGAGCCATAAGGGTCATTGTAATGCCCCACCTGAAAGAAGAACATGTTGATGCATTTATCAGGGATTTAAAGGAAATTTGAAGAGTAATTAAAACTTATTTTTTTTATTTTACTTCCTACCTTTTTTTAATTGAGATTATTTTTTTAATTTTTTTAATTAAATCTCATTTATAATCTCATTTTTAATGAAGATCCCTTTTTTTCAAATTTTAATTCTCAAAATGGATTTTATAATCTTCGAAATAGAACCCATACTTAAGTTACCTGTAATTTTAACTTTTTAACAGGTTAATTTTTATAATCCAGAAACTTCAATCACAAGTAAATTAATAACTGGTTAATTTTTATTATTCGATAAACTTCAATAAGCAGTAATTTTAGCAACATAATCCCGAAACTTATCAGTAATCTAACTAAGATTCGTTTATTTACATAGAATAAGATTAGTATTTAAGGATTGAATTTAATGCAAGTTTCTTTTAAAAAATAAAATATAATGGGTGTACTCAAAGTACACTCATTAATTTTCAATTCAAGGGTCTAAAACGACAAACTATCTACTCTTCGGGCGAATTCATTGGCATGTGTTCGTGTGGTTCCATAATCCTCGTAGGTGTACGTCTCGTAAAGTATCGCCGGAATACCAGCCTGTATCAATGGCACTGTAACGTAAGCCGGACTGGTCTGGCCGGGTGGTGAGAAGTAGGTTAACCAGGATATTCCATTTTTAATGGCCCAGGCAAAGGACTCCGAAGAAGTTCCAGAAACAGGACTGAAAACAAATCGGGTGTAAGCCCAGTTACCAACGTTGGAATGTATATCAATGGCCAGCTGGAATTTTTTACTGATTATATCTGGAACTACGAAGCTATTGGCCAATAACTGTCCATTCATCCTACCTTTGTCATAATCCCCTGCATCTCGGGTTACAGTCACATGATAAATGTAGTAACAGTACTGCAGTGAATTATCGTAGTCTCCGATGGTTTCCATCATGGCTTGGTGTGAGGCCTGTTCAATGGGATGAACCCCTACAATGTAGGCGATCTTAACCGGGGACATTAGGTTACCATAGGGTCCCAGTCTAACAACCTCCCCATAATCAGTACTTCCCAGATAGGTGATGGTTTTCCAGCTTTTTAAGTAAATATCATCAGGTAAATGCCTGTAATTTTTATAATAATCCATTATTTGGCTGTAAGCATAAACCTGAGAGTGGAAACTAACTCTACCTAATCCAGTAACTCCGTATGATGGGGGTTGCTGGTTTGTGTTCATGTAATCCAATATCCTATTGGCAAAGTCAATGTAATCTGCCTTCAATAGGGATCCACTGTTCATCTGTTCGTAACTGGCTGATGGCATTGAAAAGTCTTCAAGGATAATAGCATGGTTAAGGCCACTGTTTATCTGAGTTACACTGGAAATGAGTAGATATAAGAACTGGGAAATATTTACCGTGATTCCTGCAACATCCGCAGTTTCTGGTAGGGAACTGTAGATATCAAAGTTATTTTTCACGCCAGTGGCAGTTTCAGCCACCTGATCTATGGTAAAAGTTATGTTAATCCCAGTAATTGGTATATTGCCAGAATTCCATGGTTTCATGGCGATATTCACTGGTAAAGTACTGGTTGAATTGTAATAATCAAGGATCCGGCTGAATAGATATACCTGGGATTGGTAGCTGATTTTTCCGAGTCCTATGTATCCGTATGGTGGTGCCTGGTGATTATCGTTCATGTAATCATTTATTCTCTGGGCAAAATCCAGGAAATTAGACACGGTCATAATTCCAGATTTAAATGATTCTTCACTGTAAGTGGGCTGGGAATCGCTCTGTAAGAGTATGGGACTGTAATCATTATTTTCAATCTGATTAACTGCTTTTACTGCTAGATGCAAGAATTGTGCGGTGTAGATGGTGATTCCGTTGATAGTTATTGTTGTGGGTATGGTTTTGGTGGTTTCTATGGTATTTTTCAGTTCTGAGGCTGCACTGGCTATTTGTGCAGGGGTGAAAGTGGTTGGTGGTGTGTATAGTATGGGTATGTTGCTGGAGGTGAATGGGTTCATGGCTACTGCCACTGGCAGACTTCCGCTGCTGTTGTATATGCTGAGAACACGGGCAAATAGATATACTTGGGATTGGTAGCTGATTTTTCCGAGTCCTATGTATCCGTATGGTGGTGCCTGATGATTGTCGTTCATGTAGCCGGTTATTCTCTGGGCAAAGTCAAGGTAGTCGTTTTGGGTCATGGTTCCAGAGTTTAACTGTTCCTCGGTGTAGCTTGGTTTTTCGTTGCTGGTTAGTAGTATCGGTGTGGTGTTGTTGTTAGCCAGTTGTGTGGTGGCTTGTGTGGCAAGTTGCAAGAATTGTGCGGTGTAGATGGTGATTCCGTTGATAGTTATTGTTGTGGGTATGGTTTTGGTGGTTTCTATGGTATTTTTCAGTTCTGAGGCTGCACTGGCTATTTGTGCAGGGGTGAAAGTGGTTGGTGGTGTGTATAGTATGGGTATGTTGTTGGAGGTGAATGGTTTCATGGTTACTGCCACTGGCAGACTTCCGGTGCTGTTGTAGATGGTTAGTATTCTTGTGAATAGATAGACCTGTGACTGGTAGCTGATTTTTCCGAGTCCTATGTATCCGTATGGTGGTGCCTGATGGTTCTGGTTCATGTGGTTGGTTATTCTCTGGGCGAAGTCGAGGTAGTCGTTTTGGGTCATGGTTCCAGAGTTGAGTTGTTCTTCACTGTAGGTAGGTTGATCATCATTTTGTAAGAGGATAGGATCGTAGTTTTTGTTGGCCAGTTGTGTGGTGGCTTGTGTGGCTAGGTGAAGGAATTGTGCGGTGTAGATGGTGATTCCGTTGATAGTTATTGTTGTGGGTATGGTTTTGGTGGTTTCTATGGTGTCTTTAAGAGTAACTGCTGCGCTTACTATTTGTGCAGGGGTGAAAGTGGTTGGTGGTGTGTAGAGTATGGGTATGTTGCTAGGGGTGAATGGTTTCAGGCTTACATAAGTAGGTAGTGTGCCGTTGGTGTAGTAAATGCTCAGGATTCGACTGAAGAGATATACTTGGGATTGGTAGCTGATTTTTCCGAGTCCTATGTATCCATAGGGTGGTGCTTCCTGGTTGTTATTCATGTAATCGTCAACACGATTGGCAAAATCCAGGTAATCTGATCGACTGATACTACCACTTCCCAGTGATTCTTCACTGTACCTGGGGGCCTGGTCATTTTCTAAACTTATAGGTTTGCTATTGTTTTGTTGTATTTGATTGGTTGCATCAACAGCCAGATGCAGATACTGTGCCGTGCTGATAGTTTGATTACCAATAGTTACATTATCAGGTAGCTTCTTGTTGGTGTCAATATGGTTCTGCACAGCAACCGAAGCATTGGATATTTCACTGACTGTAAAATTAGTAGAATTTTCAGCAGAAACAGCGCTAACATTCAAAAAAATTATAACTGCAAAAAACAACGTCAAATACAAAATTGATTTCATATTCACTATATTTACCTCCCCCATTTATTCAAAGAGAACTTATGCATATCTTATGAGTATTATATCATACTCGTTCATAATACTCTTTTTGACTTAATAAATGTTCCCCTGAGGGAAGTTTGCTTGGAAATTGAAAAATTATAAAACCACAGACTGTGGATAGGGTAATATGGATAAAGTTAATGAAAACAGGGCCAATGAAATTATATTAAAACCACTATATATTCAGTTATAGCTGATTCAGCATATGTGGGATATTCAGCATACAAATGATATTCACAGGGATGATACTCAACACATGGAGGATATTCACTTGGAACCTATTCAACAAATGGAACATATTCAAACTCCCTTAACTTCAAAAATCATTAAAAATCTTAAAATAGGTCATCAAATAATGCTATCTGGCAGTATCTTAACTGGCCGGGATGCAGCGCTCCCCCGCCTGGTGAAACTGGCCCAGGAAAATAAAAGCCCAATTACGCTGGAAGGTGCAGCTATAATGCATACTGCTGTCAGTCCAGCAGGCATTGCACCCACAAGCAGTAATAAAACAGAAATAGAATCTAGTATTGGTCCATTATCTCAGGCAGGGGTGAAGATGCACATTGGTAAAGGTGCACTCTCTGGAAAAACAATAGAATTATTAGAAGAAAACAACTCTCTGTTTGTGGTAACTCCACCAGCTGCTGCCCTGTTAACCAGTAAAATGATATTTTCTGAAGTTTTAGCCTTCCCTGAGGAGGGTATGGAGGCCCTGCACCAGATTGAAGTTAAGGATTTTCCAGGGATAGTGGCGGTAGCCCACGGGGAATCAATTTATTGAATTAGTTTTTATTTGAATTAGTTTCTATCAAAATTTAAATAATGGTTTATTTTTGTTTCAAATTCCTGGTTTTCCAAAGGCCTTATCCCCTGCATCACCCAGACCCGGGATAATGTAACCCTCCGGGTTTAGTTTTTCATCCACTGCACAGGTGCATATCTCCACATCAGGGTGCTCTTTTTGCACCTGGTCTATGCCCTTTCTGGATGCTATCACATTGAGTAAGACCAAGCGACGTGGATTTCCTTTCTCCTTAATACGGTCCAAAATGGCGTTCATGGTGTTTCCAGTGGCCAGCATGGGGTCAGCGATTACCACTATTTTATCATCCAGTAGGGGTAGTTTAAAGTAACCAATATCCACTTTAAATGGTGCTTCATCCCTCCGGGATGCACCTACCACCCCGTACTGTGCATTCCTGAAAACCCTCATAATCCCCTCAACCAGGGGAATAGCCGCTCTTAAAACACTCACCACTACAATATCATTTTTATCCTTTATCCTCACCCCTTCTGCAATTCCAAGGGGAGTTTGCACAGTCACATATTCTCTTTCAAGGGTGTTGGATAATTCATAGGCCAACCAGCGCCCTATTTCTATTATCCCTCCTCTGAAATGGATGCCATCTATTCCATCCCTTCTGATCAGGGTGAGTTTTTCCTGCACCAGTAAGTGGTCTATGATTTTTATCATTTTTTCTCCTGAAATGGGGGTGATGAGTTGCTCAATATTAATCTGAAAATAATGTAAAAAATGAATTTATCAAATCTGATTCATGTTTATTTATCAGTTGAGTATCATTTTTAGGGGATATCTGTTATAATATTAATTTCATGCATAAAAATATTTTATCAATTATTATTTCATCAATTTATTTTAATTTTAAAAAATTTAATTTAACATTAAACTCATAAATTTTAAACAGGGTTTTAAAATGAATAGGGTAAGTGTAATTTTTATAGCAGCAGTACCACTCATTTTAATAATAATCATAGCATTTTTCTTCCTTTTATCCCCGCAGAGTACCAGTACCAATGAAACTGGTTTTGGTACTGAAGTAATTGCCCAAAACCTGGAAGTACCATGGGCCATAGCTTTCCTGCCTGATGGCCGTCTTATCTTCACTGAACGGGGAGGAGAAATCAACATCATTGATAGTGGTAATGTTAAAAATGTGGGAAAAATCAATGTAACCACTAATGGTGAGTCAGGACTCATGGGAATAGCAGTTGACCCTGATTTTAACCAGAACCACTACATCTACATGTACTACACCAGTGGAAATAACAACCGTATCTCCCGGTTTGTTTTGAATGAAACACTCGGCAATGAAACCATCCTAGTTGGAAATATCCCTGCTGCTTCCATTCACAACGGGGGCCGGTTGAAGTTCGGACCAGATGGAAAACTCTACGCCACTACTGGGGATGCGGGTAATTCATCCCTGGCCCAGGACCTTAACTCATTAGGTGGTAAAATACTACGATTAAATTCCGACGGTTCTGTGCCCTCGGATAATCCATTGGGGAGCTATGTGTACAGTTATGGGCACCGTGACCCTCAGGGGATCACCTGGGGCCCCACAGGGACCATGTATTCATCAGAGCATGGGGACAGTGCCAATGACGAACTTAACATTATCGTGAAAGGTGGAAATTATGGTTGGCCACTGTATCAGGGAAATGACACTGCTACCGGATACATAAAACCCATCAGAGGATACACTGAGTTCACCCTGGCACCATCTGGAATAGCATTCTACCAGAACGCGATCTGGATCGCAGGTTTAAGAGGTTCTCAATTAAGGAAAGTAACTTTGAGTGATGATGGTAATTCAGTCATGGGGGAAAAGGCATTTTTCAGACAGATGGGAAGGATCCGTGAAGTGGTGGAACATAATGGCTACCTCTACATCAGCACTTCCAACCGGGATGGAAGGGGAATTCCCCAGACCGGTGATGATAAAATATTAAAAATAAAAATCAGTTGATTTTAAGTTTTTTATGGTACTTTTGAAGTAAAACTGGTTAAAAATAGTTTAAAAGAAAACCAGCCAAAATATTTTAATCACTTCCAGAACCATCAGATCTGTTTTTCATTACCACATTTTTACCATGTGCTGAGGGTATTACTTTCATCTCTCCATCTGTAAACTCCAGATCCAGTTCTTTCCCCTCCTGTAACATGTGGAGGAATATGGCCAGTGAAGAGACCTCAGAGTGGGGTTGGGTGGTCACGGAAACATTCCATTCTGCCTCCTGATACACTTTACTGGGAACGCGTGAACCACCAACCACCACCAGTTTATCCCTGCTTGAGTTCCTGATTTTGGGAGTGATATCTTGCACTGGTTCTCCATACATGGTGAGGTGAACTATTTCTCCACCATTATTTTTCCATTCATCCAGAAAATTCTGCCAACCTTTACGGTATTCCACCTGGAAATCACCGCCCCAACGCTTAACCACATCCTGAACATTCTCCATGAGCTTTTTATCATGATCTCCACTTAAATAAACACCGGATGCTCCCAGTGCCCGGGCAGTAAGACAGACGTGAGTGGTGATCCTGGCATCACGAACCCGGCGATGATCCAATCGTAAAACTTTAACTTCCATTTAAACACTCCATGAAATGAATATAACTATGAATAAAAGGGATAACATCCTTCCCATTTCATTGGATGCGCCCAGAATATCTCCATTGGTCCATTTGAAATTTCTTCGGGTGATGAGGATCATTAACAATCCTGAAACAAGACCACCCAGTATGCCGATGACTCCAGTGTAACTACCAGTTACTCCCAGGTAGTTGAAACCTAATAATCCTAGAATGATGCAGAGGGCAACTGATCCAGTGAGGAGCTTCCAGTCCATGTTATTGATGAAGTACTGGCCAGTACCATCTTTTAATGGTTGGGAAAAAGTTGCACAGGTCACCAGGCTGAGTTTGGCAGCTACTTCCGACACAAAAACGGCTGGTAAAATGTAAACTGCGGATAAGGATGTAATAGAGGTGACAGTTACCATGGAAACAATTAAAAGCAAGGCCAGGCCACCAGTGCCTATCCTTTTATCCCTCATTATTTCTATCTTCCGTTTGGGGTCTCCGTGGGCCATGAGGCCATCACCAAAGTCAACCAGGCCATCCAGGTGATGGAACCCAGTGAAGCTAATTGCCAAACTGTAAATCAGTGCTGCTGATAAGAGTTGAGATAGATGTAGTGGATACATAAGTAGCCATCCAAAGCCACCTACAATAATTCCAATGAAAGCTCCAATTATTGGCCAGATAAAAGTAAACTTTGCCATCTCAGGGATGGTGCTGTGAATATTTAGGGGTAGTATTGTAGAGAATGATACCAGACCTAAGAACCCATGTATGCTGAACTGGGATTCATCATCTTTACTGGTCATCTGAGGTTGGGGAACTTTTCCCTGAAGATCTTTATTGGACACTTTTCATTCCTTCTTAGTCAATTTTATTGATTTTAAACTTTTTTATTCATTTTAGAATACTATTTATTCTATTTGGGCTATTTTTTATTCTCTTTAAGTACTTTCAATTCATTTTATGCATATTTGTTTCTTTTAGGCATTTTAATCATTTTTGAGCCTTTTAATTCATTTAGGACACTTTAACTCTTTATTGGGAAATGTTTATTCCTCAAATAATTTGGACATACAACCTGCAATTAGGCCTGCGAAAACATCGTCCAGCATGGGCCCCAGAGTCCCGATAATCCCTGGCTTGGCTTCATCATACCGTTTAAAGTTAAAAATAGCCTTGGTTCCAGCTATCTGGTTGGCAATGGCCATCCCCAAAACTTCGTCGGAGTAGAGGTAGGCGGGATCATCATCCACATCCACACCTTTAATTCGGTGATCTAAGAGGTCCTCTTCAACTCGAATACCTGCTATAATCAATACTATAACATTAATATCTGTCAATGACTTTTTGATCTGTTCTTCAAGTCTTATTTCCAATTCTTCAGTTTTTTCGACTCCAGCCAGAAGTTCCAAACCTGCTTCCACCAGTTGTGGTACTTCAACTCCTGCTTCGCTCATGTAGTCATAAATTGAGCTGGATACGTCATTATCTTTCATTAAAACACCCATAATCTATAATATTAAGAGGTATGCACTATCTAAAATAGTTTATTCTAAATAATAAAGAACTCATTAAGTGTAACTTTTCTTTTTGTAGTCTTATAGTTGTAGCCTTTGTATGTAATTTGTTACGTAAATTTAATATCTTTCCAGAAAATTATCAAAACGAATATTATTTAGATAATTGACCACATAAATAACACTAGAATTATCTAACAGGATGGAAAATATGGGAATATTAAGTACTAAAATGGATTTAATATTCCTAAAGGCCTTTAAATGGTGATTGTCAATATAAGGGGGTGTTATGTTGAAAGTTCATCTTAGAGTCTTTGTAGAGGTAGAAAACCTGGGAAAAGCTATGAATGCCCTTGCTGATGCCGGAATCACTGGATTCTATATTCTGGAGTACAAAGGCATGTCTCCTCAGGACTGGAAAGGGTTCTCAATTAAAGAAGACCCAAAATCGGCTATTGGGCTTATCAAGGACTATGCCACCGATGCAGTACTGGTCTGCAGCGTAGTGGACGAAGAAAAAACAGATAAAATAGTAGAATCTGTAATGCAGGCACTGGAAGGTGAAAAATACACTATTCTGGAAGTACCTATCCGCAGAATTATAGTCAACAACCAGGACCCTGAAAAAGAAAGGGCTGAAACATGGTTACTGGAGAAAGAAGTACCCTGTTTTTATTGTGGTGAAAATTCTGTTCAAAGGATAAGAATCGACATGAACAAAGCTAAAATATGGTGTACCAATTGCGGTGCAGCCCGTTACTATCTTATAAAAGGTGTGGAAAAGGAGGGAAGCTGATGGCAGTTAAAAAATGGAAACTTGAAAAGGGAGCCAACTGCTATAACTGCGGAGATGCTACCACTCATGATATAGAGGTCGATGAGTTCAACATTAAAATACGCTGCCGTGAATGTGGATTCAGCAGATATTACACCTTCCATATGGTGGATCTGCCCCGCAAATGACGAATTTAAAAATCTAGGGAAACCATTGATATATAATTAAAAATTTGGAATGATTTAAAAAAGAAAATAGGAGTGTTTAACACACCTATCTATTTAATCTCAACTTTGAAGCTTTCAGTTTTTTCCTGTTTTGGGATTTCAACCTTTAAAACACCATTTTCGTATTCTGCTTCAGCTTCCTGGGCAATGACCTTTTTGGGGAGTCTAACCGTTCTTTTTATAACTCCTGATTTTCGGTCGTGGAGAGTCATGTGGCTTCCACGGTTGATTTCCTGTGTTATATCAAAATTGGCCTTAATTCTAACCCTGGTTTCAGTAACATCCAGATCAATGTCTTCTTTTTTGATACCGGGTAGGTCCACGTGAACAATTACACTATCATCTGTTTCCAGAATATCTTTTCCAGGGACGAAGGTGTAATCAACAACGGATTTTCCGATGTCTTTGCTGATACTGTCAATAGCTTTGGCAGTATCTTCCATCATCTTCTCAACAAATCCTTTCTTATCTAAAATAGTCCGTTTTTTCTTCATTTATTTCACCTCATAGTTATGAGTACAAACTCGTTTTTGAGTCAATTATTATAATTCTCAATCAATTATATAAAATTTCCCAGAAAACAAAAAAAATAATGATGAGGAAAGATAATAATATTAATCAATGTGATTTGGTTAAGAAGTAGTCAGGTTAAGAAACAAGGTAGAAATGACCCGGATTAAGAAGGAATGATACGTTTAACATCATTGGTTGATTATTCTTATTTAAGGATTTATTTAAGGAGGATTCAAAGTCATGGCATTAATTATTGATCCACAACAGGCAGGGATATCTGGAAACATGGTCATAGGGGCCCTGATAAATTTAGGGGCAACTGCAGAAATAGTTAAAGAAATCATGGAGCATTATGGTTCCTATTTTGGAGAGATAACTGTTAAGATTGAAGATGTTAATAAATCAGGAATTTCTACAACCTTTGTTAATGTTAAATGTTCTGATCATAAACCCATAGCTTACCCAATTTTACTGGAAACTTTAGAAGAAATTGAACATGAAAAAATCACTTCCCCTATTTTGAACTTTGCCAAAAAAGTTTTCCAAACACTGGCAATAGCTGAATCTCATGTTCACGGAGTAGATATGGATAAGATACATTTTCATGAGGTCGGGGCGGCTGATGCGGTGGCAGATGTAATCGGTGCCTCTTATGCTTTCCATGAATTAGGGTTATCTCATCAAAAAGTTTATGGACTTCCACCTGCCCTGGGAGGAGGTAGGATAAAGAGTGATCATGGAAATCTAACTGTCCCTGCCCCGGCAACCCTTGAAATTCTTAAAAACATTCCAGCTATGGGTGGACCTGTAAATCATGAACTTACCACACCAACGGGAGCAGCTTTACTGGTGAACATGGTGGATGAATTCTCAGAATTTTATCCCCTAATAACCAACAAAAAGATTGCATATGGAGCTGGAAGCCATGATCTGAACTATCCAAACGTTTTAAGACTAGTTTTGGGTACATCTCCCATACCCACCGATAAAATATCGATTCTAGAGACAAATCTGGATGATGTTACTGGGGAAGTGTTAGGTCATACTGTGGACAGGCTTATGGAGGAAGGTGCACTTGATGTGACCATAATCCCCACTATTGCCAAGAAAAACAGGCCAGCTCATCTTTTAAGAGTGATCAGTAAATCCAGCATGAATTCTATTCTTTCAGAGACCATAATTCGGGAAACAGGTACTCTTGGTGTTAGAACAATTCCCTATGTACACCGGAACATTGTAAGCCGTGAGATAATTCCAGTTGAGGTTGACTTTAATGGACAACCAAAGACAGTGCGGATTAAAGTTGCTAAGATTGGTGAGGAGATAGTTAACGTCACCGTTGAATACGAAGATGCTCGAAAGGTTTCAGAAGAGATTCAAATGCCCCTAAAAGATGTTATAAGATTTATAAATCAAAAAATTAGTTTTTAAATTGTTAAATCTGTTTTAAGTGGAATCCTCTTTTTATTTTTATTTTTTTACTCTATTTTTCCATTAATTTCATTTTCAAGTATGGAAAGATTAAAATAATTTGTGGATCTCATATTACGTAAAAATATGTTAATATGAAAATATTTGAATTAAGCTTCCTAGCCAATATTCAATGGCTCGGGGGTGAGGGGGAATGGACATGCCAGAAGATTTGAGTGGATTATCTGATGAAAAATTGGATGAATTAACTAAGAAATGGGAAAAGGAAAAAAAATATTATGATGCTCTGAAGAGTAAAGCTGAAGCAGAGGCAGCTGCAAATCCTTCGGAAATGGAAAATGCAAAAACACTTGCTGAACAGCAAAAAGCAATTGCCGAAGCTCAGAAAGATACTTTAAAAGCAGAATTGCCTGATTTTAGTGCGAAAGGTCCGGAGGGTAAAATAACTGCTACTGATGTAAATATTGAATGTCAGGTACTGGCTTATCGGGCTGTTTCTAAGATTGTGTCTTATATAAGTGAAAAGATCAAAAAGGAACATCCCACGACGAAAAAAGTGGTTATCTGTGATCGTAACGATCTTAACAATTATTTCTCCTATAAAATATTCATAAAACAG encodes:
- the mfnA gene encoding tyrosine decarboxylase MfnA, which gives rise to MEDKGISKEQVYQMLREYKEKDLTHRSGRILGSMCTCPHPVGVRAYSMFLESNLGDPGLFPGTKALEDEVITILGGLLGKKDVHGHIITGGTEANLMAMRAARNMRNLDNPEIIVPKSAHFSFKKASDMLCLDLKMADLDEDYRMDTSSVEELISDNTVAIVGVAGTTELGKIDPIADLSKICMDNDIYFHVDAAFGGYTIPFLKEAGYDLPEFDFSLPGVSSMTIDPHKMGLAPIPTGGILFRKHEYLEAIAVETPYLTEDLQSTVVGTRTGAATAATWALLKHLGREGYREVATHCMEITHKLAEGVKEAGFELVTEPELNIVPFHSSEIPVKEIARRLEAKGWAVSLASYPRAIRVIVMPHLKEEHVDAFIRDLKEI
- a CDS encoding fumarate hydratase C-terminal domain-containing protein is translated as MEHIQTPLTSKIIKNLKIGHQIMLSGSILTGRDAALPRLVKLAQENKSPITLEGAAIMHTAVSPAGIAPTSSNKTEIESSIGPLSQAGVKMHIGKGALSGKTIELLEENNSLFVVTPPAAALLTSKMIFSEVLAFPEEGMEALHQIEVKDFPGIVAVAHGESIY
- the upp gene encoding uracil phosphoribosyltransferase yields the protein MIKIIDHLLVQEKLTLIRRDGIDGIHFRGGIIEIGRWLAYELSNTLEREYVTVQTPLGIAEGVRIKDKNDIVVVSVLRAAIPLVEGIMRVFRNAQYGVVGASRRDEAPFKVDIGYFKLPLLDDKIVVIADPMLATGNTMNAILDRIKEKGNPRRLVLLNVIASRKGIDQVQKEHPDVEICTCAVDEKLNPEGYIIPGLGDAGDKAFGKPGI
- a CDS encoding sorbosone dehydrogenase family protein yields the protein MNRVSVIFIAAVPLILIIIIAFFFLLSPQSTSTNETGFGTEVIAQNLEVPWAIAFLPDGRLIFTERGGEINIIDSGNVKNVGKINVTTNGESGLMGIAVDPDFNQNHYIYMYYTSGNNNRISRFVLNETLGNETILVGNIPAASIHNGGRLKFGPDGKLYATTGDAGNSSLAQDLNSLGGKILRLNSDGSVPSDNPLGSYVYSYGHRDPQGITWGPTGTMYSSEHGDSANDELNIIVKGGNYGWPLYQGNDTATGYIKPIRGYTEFTLAPSGIAFYQNAIWIAGLRGSQLRKVTLSDDGNSVMGEKAFFRQMGRIREVVEHNGYLYISTSNRDGRGIPQTGDDKILKIKIS
- a CDS encoding tRNA methyltransferase, yielding MEVKVLRLDHRRVRDARITTHVCLTARALGASGVYLSGDHDKKLMENVQDVVKRWGGDFQVEYRKGWQNFLDEWKNNGGEIVHLTMYGEPVQDITPKIRNSSRDKLVVVGGSRVPSKVYQEAEWNVSVTTQPHSEVSSLAIFLHMLQEGKELDLEFTDGEMKVIPSAHGKNVVMKNRSDGSGSD
- the cobS gene encoding adenosylcobinamide-GDP ribazoletransferase; translation: MSNKDLQGKVPQPQMTSKDDESQFSIHGFLGLVSFSTILPLNIHSTIPEMAKFTFIWPIIGAFIGIIVGGFGWLLMYPLHLSQLLSAALIYSLAISFTGFHHLDGLVDFGDGLMAHGDPKRKIEIMRDKRIGTGGLALLLIVSMVTVTSITSLSAVYILPAVFVSEVAAKLSLVTCATFSQPLKDGTGQYFINNMDWKLLTGSVALCIILGLLGFNYLGVTGSYTGVIGILGGLVSGLLMILITRRNFKWTNGDILGASNEMGRMLSLLFIVIFISWSV
- a CDS encoding phosphatidylglycerophosphatase A gives rise to the protein MKDNDVSSSIYDYMSEAGVEVPQLVEAGLELLAGVEKTEELEIRLEEQIKKSLTDINVIVLIIAGIRVEEDLLDHRIKGVDVDDDPAYLYSDEVLGMAIANQIAGTKAIFNFKRYDEAKPGIIGTLGPMLDDVFAGLIAGCMSKLFEE
- a CDS encoding MJ1244 family protein — translated: MLKVHLRVFVEVENLGKAMNALADAGITGFYILEYKGMSPQDWKGFSIKEDPKSAIGLIKDYATDAVLVCSVVDEEKTDKIVESVMQALEGEKYTILEVPIRRIIVNNQDPEKERAETWLLEKEVPCFYCGENSVQRIRIDMNKAKIWCTNCGAARYYLIKGVEKEGS
- a CDS encoding Hsp20/alpha crystallin family protein; translated protein: MKKKRTILDKKGFVEKMMEDTAKAIDSISKDIGKSVVDYTFVPGKDILETDDSVIVHVDLPGIKKEDIDLDVTETRVRIKANFDITQEINRGSHMTLHDRKSGVIKRTVRLPKKVIAQEAEAEYENGVLKVEIPKQEKTESFKVEIK
- the larC gene encoding nickel pincer cofactor biosynthesis protein LarC — translated: MALIIDPQQAGISGNMVIGALINLGATAEIVKEIMEHYGSYFGEITVKIEDVNKSGISTTFVNVKCSDHKPIAYPILLETLEEIEHEKITSPILNFAKKVFQTLAIAESHVHGVDMDKIHFHEVGAADAVADVIGASYAFHELGLSHQKVYGLPPALGGGRIKSDHGNLTVPAPATLEILKNIPAMGGPVNHELTTPTGAALLVNMVDEFSEFYPLITNKKIAYGAGSHDLNYPNVLRLVLGTSPIPTDKISILETNLDDVTGEVLGHTVDRLMEEGALDVTIIPTIAKKNRPAHLLRVISKSSMNSILSETIIRETGTLGVRTIPYVHRNIVSREIIPVEVDFNGQPKTVRIKVAKIGEEIVNVTVEYEDARKVSEEIQMPLKDVIRFINQKISF